The sequence AAGGCTTAATCTCTAAAGTCACAATTTTGTAGTTGTGGAACAATGATAATTTGTTCTACAACCACAAACCAAAACAGAAGAGAATAGTTGAATTAACCCTATGTATGTAGGGAAAAATAGGTTGTATTGCAGGGGCTCAAAGTATTTGCAATACAACCTATTTGTTACTAAGACAAATTTCACAGTTGACAGTTGACAGTAGTTAACTCTGTCAACCAGTAACAAGCTTAAGCTTGCTTCAACAATTCTTTTGCTGATAGAGTCTTATCTTCTGAGTCTAAATCCACATTAATTTTCCATGTGGAAATTTGTTGTTGTAACCAATCAGCAAATAAATCACTCGTAACCTTAACTCGCAGTAACTCGTTTAATTGAGGTTGAATGATTTCTTCCACCCAGATCAAATGAACTCCTTTAGGAGTAACAATAGGTTTAATTGCTCCTGGTGGATTGCTAGCAAAAACAGCAGCTGCAATTTCTGGCTTTAATTCGCTTCGAGTTTGCACACCACGATATCCACCAGCACGGCGTAATTCTGGATTTTGAATATATTGGCGAGCAATTTCTGCAAAACTTATTTCGCCTTCTTTAAGACTATAAAACAGTTCTAAAGCCAAGTCTTCGTCATCTAAGACAACTTCATAGATAGCCGCAGCAACATAATTGAGTTGATTTTCATAAAAGAACGGCTCAACTTTATCAGCAAATAAATGATTTGCCAGTTTAGCAGAAAGCAAATTAGTTTCAGCTAATAATTCAAATTCTTCTACAGAAAGATGATGTTTTGCTAACCATGCCCAAG is a genomic window of Fischerella sp. PCC 9605 containing:
- a CDS encoding peptidylprolyl isomerase, whose translation is MSKELNISSVDILQQIKLSCQIPNLVQAIANRKIVADAATKAGIKVELTELQKAADSLRLANNLLKAEDTWAWLAKHHLSVEEFELLAETNLLSAKLANHLFADKVEPFFYENQLNYVAAAIYEVVLDDEDLALELFYSLKEGEISFAEIARQYIQNPELRRAGGYRGVQTRSELKPEIAAAVFASNPPGAIKPIVTPKGVHLIWVEEIIQPQLNELLRVKVTSDLFADWLQQQISTWKINVDLDSEDKTLSAKELLKQA